A genome region from Nocardiopsis exhalans includes the following:
- a CDS encoding LacI family DNA-binding transcriptional regulator, whose translation MSIRPPSMRDVASRAGVSLSTVSRVMRGAPGVAPQVRERVRSAADELSYVVSRNASGLVTGRTGRVAVVVPYLKPWFFGSVLAGISEVLRQADLDMLVYQVGDLRPQPGWTRTLPLRRNCDAVITVSMDLSEEECHRLDDVGVPLVLTGQRVPGRASVFIDDRAGAAGATRHLLNLGHTRIAYIGSRGESWYSRSSMQRLRGYQEAMEGAELSPWSLIKPPGHEGGEHAMGELLSDLDPPTAVLAEFDDIAMGAHRALRRSGIGVPEAISLMGFDNHEGAAILDLTTVDQSPTDIGATAGRLAIEITDGTRPRDTHLEMPTQIIPRQSTSAPRGTRGFS comes from the coding sequence ATGTCCATCCGTCCCCCGAGCATGCGCGACGTCGCCTCTCGCGCCGGGGTCTCCCTGTCCACCGTCTCCCGGGTCATGCGCGGCGCACCCGGGGTGGCTCCCCAGGTCCGCGAACGCGTGCGCAGCGCCGCGGACGAACTCTCCTACGTGGTCTCGCGCAACGCATCGGGTCTGGTCACCGGACGCACCGGCCGGGTCGCGGTCGTGGTGCCCTACCTCAAACCGTGGTTTTTCGGTTCCGTGCTCGCCGGGATCAGCGAAGTACTGCGCCAGGCGGACCTGGACATGCTCGTCTACCAGGTCGGAGACCTGCGCCCCCAGCCCGGCTGGACCCGGACCCTGCCACTGCGTCGCAACTGCGACGCGGTGATCACCGTCTCCATGGACCTGTCCGAGGAGGAGTGCCACCGCCTGGACGACGTGGGCGTACCCCTGGTCCTCACCGGGCAGCGCGTGCCCGGACGCGCCAGCGTGTTCATCGACGACCGGGCCGGTGCGGCCGGTGCCACCCGCCACCTGCTGAACCTCGGCCACACCCGGATCGCCTACATCGGCTCGCGGGGGGAGTCCTGGTACAGCCGGAGTTCGATGCAGAGGTTGCGGGGATACCAGGAGGCCATGGAGGGGGCGGAGCTCTCCCCGTGGAGCCTCATCAAGCCGCCCGGGCACGAGGGCGGCGAGCACGCCATGGGTGAGCTGCTCTCCGACCTGGACCCGCCCACCGCCGTGCTCGCCGAGTTCGACGACATCGCCATGGGCGCCCACCGGGCCCTGCGCCGCTCGGGCATCGGCGTACCCGAGGCGATCTCCCTGATGGGATTCGACAACCACGAGGGCGCCGCCATCCTCGACCTCACCACGGTCGACCAGTCCCCCACGGACATCGGCGCCACCGCCGGTCGACTCGCCATCGAGATCACCGACGGGACGAGGCCGCGCGACACCCACCTGGAGATGCCCACCCAGATCATCCCCCGTCAGTCCACCTCGGCCCCGAGAGGAACCCGAGGGTTTTCCTGA
- a CDS encoding glycoside hydrolase family 13 protein encodes MRPWWRDAVLYQVYPRSLADADGDGIGDIAGITSRLDHVAALGADGIWLSPFYPSPWADGGYDVADFRDVDPSLGTLADFDAMVGAAHERNLRVMIDIVPNHTSEAHPWFRAALASPDAPERDLYVFRPGRGPGGAEPPTNWRSTFGGPAWTRVADGAWYLHVFAPEQPDLNWDHPRVREEFRDILRFWSDRGVDGFRIDVAYALVKDLDPLRDLVLVEGGRFEDIAANPDHPFLDRPEVHEVYRDWKRVLSAYDPPRATVAEVWLPGDRRIRYTRPDELDQAFNFEFLTAPWDADAYRQVIASSLADAAQVGTVPTWVVGNHDVVRKASLLGLPEGTDPRAWLLADGRDPEPDAALGRARARALALLELSLPGSAYVYQGEELGLPEVAALPAEALEDPRWRGSGHTDKGRDGCRVPLPWTREGSSFGFGSNGSWLPQPPWWGEFSVEAQESDPGSTLRLYREALRLRRGFAADEVLVWDDALNRGPVVAFRRGEVLVVVNTGPDPVRLPRSEVLLSSSELDGMVLPGDTTAWLRVT; translated from the coding sequence ATGCGGCCGTGGTGGCGTGACGCCGTGCTCTACCAGGTCTATCCGCGAAGCCTCGCCGACGCCGACGGGGACGGGATCGGCGACATCGCGGGAATCACCTCCCGTCTGGACCACGTGGCCGCCCTGGGCGCGGACGGGATCTGGCTGTCGCCGTTCTACCCCTCCCCCTGGGCGGACGGCGGCTACGACGTGGCCGACTTCCGCGACGTCGACCCCTCGCTGGGCACACTCGCCGACTTCGACGCCATGGTCGGGGCAGCGCACGAGCGGAACCTGCGGGTGATGATCGACATCGTGCCCAACCACACCTCGGAGGCGCACCCCTGGTTCCGGGCCGCGCTGGCCTCGCCGGACGCCCCCGAGCGGGACCTGTACGTGTTCCGCCCGGGGCGCGGCCCCGGCGGCGCGGAACCGCCCACCAACTGGCGGTCCACCTTCGGCGGCCCGGCCTGGACCAGGGTCGCGGACGGCGCCTGGTACCTGCACGTGTTCGCCCCCGAGCAGCCCGACCTGAACTGGGACCACCCGCGCGTGCGCGAGGAGTTCCGCGACATCCTGCGGTTCTGGAGCGACCGGGGCGTGGACGGCTTCCGCATCGACGTGGCCTACGCCCTGGTCAAGGACCTGGACCCGCTGCGCGACCTGGTGCTGGTGGAGGGCGGCAGGTTCGAGGACATCGCGGCCAACCCGGACCACCCTTTCCTGGACCGGCCCGAGGTGCACGAGGTGTACCGGGACTGGAAGCGGGTGCTGTCCGCCTACGATCCGCCGCGCGCCACCGTGGCCGAGGTGTGGCTGCCCGGCGATCGGCGGATCCGCTACACGCGGCCGGACGAGCTCGACCAGGCGTTCAACTTCGAGTTCCTGACCGCGCCCTGGGACGCGGACGCCTACCGTCAGGTGATCGCTTCCTCGCTGGCCGACGCGGCGCAGGTGGGCACGGTCCCCACCTGGGTGGTGGGCAACCACGACGTGGTCCGCAAAGCCTCCCTGCTGGGGCTGCCCGAGGGCACCGATCCGCGCGCCTGGCTGCTGGCCGACGGCCGCGACCCCGAACCCGACGCCGCGCTGGGCCGCGCCCGGGCCCGTGCGCTCGCACTGCTGGAGCTGTCCCTGCCCGGTTCGGCCTACGTCTACCAGGGCGAGGAGCTGGGGCTGCCCGAGGTCGCGGCCCTGCCCGCCGAGGCGCTGGAGGACCCGCGCTGGCGGGGCAGCGGCCACACGGACAAGGGCCGGGACGGCTGCCGGGTGCCGCTCCCCTGGACCCGGGAGGGTAGTTCCTTCGGGTTCGGGTCCAACGGTTCGTGGCTGCCGCAACCGCCCTGGTGGGGCGAGTTCTCCGTCGAGGCCCAGGAGTCGGACCCGGGCTCGACGCTGCGGCTCTACCGCGAAGCCCTGCGGCTGCGCCGGGGCTTCGCGGCCGACGAGGTCCTGGTCTGGGACGACGCCCTGAACCGGGGCCCGGTGGTGGCCTTCCGACGGGGGGAGGTGCTGGTGGTGGTCAACACGGGCCCGGACCCGGTGCGCCTGCCCCGCAGCGAGGTCCTGCTGTCCAGTAGTGAGCTGGACGGGATGGTGCTCCCCGGGGACACCACCGCCTGGCTGCGCGTGACCTGA
- a CDS encoding helix-turn-helix transcriptional regulator, whose protein sequence is MAETSARLLALLSLLQTHRDWSGADLAQRLDVTTRTVRRDVDRLRELGYPVHATQGAPGYRLGRGAAMPPLLLDDEEAVAVVVGLRTAADGSVSGIEESSLRALGKLEQVLPARLRQRVNTLHGATVRAGAEPGPTVSADVLMALAQACRRRERLRFDYTSPHGGDSVRDVEPHSLVSFGRRWYLVAFDADRADWRTFRVDRLTPRTPSGPRFEPRRPPHGDAALYVAHQLSSGAWDYRAVVRLHEPVEAIAHRIWPGMGVLEAADAHSCLLYLGGETVYDLVWMITSVNVDFTLVEGPPELADAFRAQMGRCAAALSEQGASDTRETPP, encoded by the coding sequence ATGGCCGAGACCTCCGCACGACTGCTCGCGCTGCTGTCGCTGCTCCAGACCCACCGCGACTGGTCCGGAGCCGATCTGGCCCAGCGCCTCGATGTCACCACCCGCACCGTGCGCCGGGACGTGGACCGCCTGCGCGAACTCGGCTATCCGGTACACGCCACCCAGGGCGCACCCGGGTACCGGCTGGGCCGCGGCGCCGCCATGCCGCCCCTGCTGCTCGACGACGAGGAGGCGGTGGCCGTGGTCGTGGGGCTGCGCACCGCCGCAGACGGTTCGGTCAGCGGTATCGAGGAGTCCTCGCTGCGCGCGCTCGGCAAACTCGAACAGGTCCTGCCCGCACGGCTCCGGCAGCGGGTGAACACCCTGCACGGGGCCACCGTGCGGGCCGGGGCCGAACCCGGCCCGACGGTCTCCGCCGACGTACTGATGGCGCTCGCCCAGGCCTGCCGCCGCAGGGAGCGGCTGCGCTTCGACTACACCAGCCCGCACGGCGGCGACTCGGTCCGCGACGTCGAACCGCACAGCCTGGTCAGCTTCGGCCGACGCTGGTACCTGGTCGCCTTCGACGCCGACCGCGCGGACTGGCGCACCTTCCGGGTGGACCGCCTCACCCCGCGAACCCCCAGCGGTCCCCGGTTCGAGCCCCGCCGGCCGCCGCACGGCGACGCGGCCCTGTACGTCGCCCACCAGCTCTCCTCAGGGGCCTGGGACTACCGGGCCGTGGTCCGGCTGCACGAACCCGTTGAGGCGATCGCCCACCGGATCTGGCCCGGTATGGGGGTTCTGGAGGCGGCCGACGCCCACAGTTGCCTGTTGTACCTGGGCGGGGAGACCGTGTACGACCTGGTCTGGATGATCACCTCGGTGAACGTCGACTTCACCCTGGTCGAGGGGCCGCCCGAACTCGCCGACGCCTTCCGCGCCCAAATGGGGAGGTGCGCCGCGGCCCTGTCCGAACAGGGGGCTTCGGACACGAGGGAGACCCCGCCCTGA
- a CDS encoding epoxide hydrolase family protein, whose product MTNTPQTKAQQAGTRQHGGSIRPFRVSVPEEQLVDLRARLGNTRWPDEVPGVGWSRGVPVGYLKELAEYWRTSYDWRAHEAELNAYPQFTTEIDGQNAHFLHVRSPEPGATPLILLHGWPGAVTDFLDVIGPLTDPRSHGGDPADAFHLVVPSLPGYGFSTPLAGPGMGTERMAGVFVELMSRLGYERFGVQGYDTGSWVGPKMGEQAAGNVIGIHLNAMVTFPYGDEEEKALEGADRRRWESMRDFNDGYLQCNGKRPQTVAYGLTDSPVGQLAWMVEKFKELSMPEEGLPEDSLDRDRMLTCVSLYWLTGTAGSAAQIYYEDMSANGWGGAGEGGAARGEDSADSGAGTGTWSGGSGEDPGGWPSERGTVPTAVLLSAHDVTVRAWAERDHDVVRWTELDEGGHFLSMEKPELLVEDVRAFFRSLR is encoded by the coding sequence ATGACGAACACACCGCAGACCAAGGCACAGCAGGCCGGCACTCGGCAGCACGGCGGGAGCATCCGCCCCTTCCGTGTCAGCGTCCCCGAGGAGCAGCTGGTGGACCTGCGGGCGCGGCTGGGCAACACGCGCTGGCCGGACGAGGTGCCGGGGGTGGGCTGGAGCCGGGGTGTGCCGGTCGGGTACCTGAAGGAGCTCGCCGAGTACTGGCGCACCTCCTACGACTGGCGGGCCCACGAGGCCGAACTCAACGCGTACCCGCAGTTCACCACCGAGATCGACGGGCAGAACGCGCACTTTCTACACGTGCGCTCGCCGGAGCCCGGGGCCACCCCGCTGATCCTGCTGCACGGTTGGCCGGGGGCGGTCACCGACTTCCTGGACGTGATCGGCCCGCTCACCGACCCCCGCTCGCACGGCGGCGACCCGGCGGACGCCTTCCACCTGGTCGTCCCGTCCCTGCCGGGGTACGGGTTCTCCACTCCCCTGGCCGGTCCGGGTATGGGCACGGAACGGATGGCCGGGGTGTTCGTGGAGCTGATGTCCCGGCTGGGCTACGAGCGCTTCGGCGTCCAGGGCTACGACACCGGTTCCTGGGTGGGACCGAAGATGGGCGAGCAGGCGGCCGGGAACGTGATCGGGATCCACCTCAACGCCATGGTCACCTTCCCCTACGGCGACGAGGAGGAGAAGGCCCTCGAGGGCGCGGACCGCCGCCGCTGGGAGTCCATGCGGGACTTCAACGACGGTTACCTCCAGTGCAACGGCAAGCGCCCGCAGACCGTCGCCTACGGGCTGACCGACTCGCCGGTGGGGCAGCTCGCCTGGATGGTGGAGAAGTTCAAGGAGCTCTCCATGCCGGAGGAGGGGCTGCCCGAGGACAGCCTGGACCGCGACCGGATGCTCACCTGCGTGTCGCTGTACTGGCTGACCGGCACCGCGGGATCGGCCGCGCAGATCTACTACGAGGACATGTCCGCGAACGGCTGGGGCGGCGCGGGCGAGGGCGGCGCGGCCCGGGGGGAGGATTCGGCTGACTCGGGTGCGGGGACCGGTACGTGGAGCGGGGGTTCGGGTGAGGACCCGGGCGGCTGGCCCTCCGAGCGCGGAACGGTGCCGACGGCGGTGCTGCTCTCCGCGCACGACGTGACCGTCCGCGCCTGGGCCGAACGGGACCACGACGTCGTGCGGTGGACCGAACTCGACGAGGGCGGCCACTTCCTGTCCATGGAGAAGCCGGAGCTGCTGGTCGAGGACGTCCGGGCGTTCTTCCGAAGCCTGCGCTGA
- a CDS encoding histidine phosphatase family protein: protein MSDAPRVLFWRHGRTAWNVEKRFQGQTDIDLDPVGHAQAERAGRLLATLRPDTVIASDLKRAADTAGYLGRSSGVPVEFDKGLRERFGGSWEGLTAAELAERWPAEHPRMHIPDGEHISEVGDRVVAAVDRGLAKTPPGGLLVIVSHGAALRVGISRMLGVPDERREILGPLSNCCWSVLQARGQTWRLMEHNAASLPEPVVLSDDA, encoded by the coding sequence GTGAGTGACGCCCCCCGTGTGCTGTTCTGGCGGCACGGACGCACGGCCTGGAACGTCGAGAAGCGTTTCCAGGGACAGACCGACATCGACCTCGACCCGGTCGGCCACGCCCAGGCCGAACGGGCCGGTCGGCTGCTCGCCACCCTGAGGCCCGACACCGTCATCGCGTCCGACCTCAAACGCGCCGCCGACACCGCCGGGTACCTCGGACGCTCCTCCGGGGTCCCGGTGGAGTTCGACAAGGGTCTGCGTGAACGCTTCGGCGGCTCATGGGAGGGCCTCACCGCCGCTGAACTCGCCGAACGCTGGCCCGCCGAGCACCCGCGCATGCACATCCCCGACGGAGAGCACATCTCCGAGGTCGGGGACCGCGTGGTCGCCGCGGTCGACCGGGGCCTGGCCAAGACCCCGCCCGGCGGCCTCCTCGTCATCGTCAGTCACGGGGCCGCCCTGCGCGTGGGAATCTCCCGCATGCTCGGCGTCCCCGACGAGCGCCGCGAGATCCTCGGTCCGCTCAGCAACTGCTGCTGGTCGGTACTCCAGGCACGCGGCCAGACCTGGCGCCTCATGGAACACAACGCCGCCAGCCTCCCCGAACCGGTCGTCCTCAGCGACGACGCCTGA
- the rsfS gene encoding ribosome silencing factor: MTATDRAVELVKVAAEAASDKLAQEIIAYDVSDQLVITEAFVLCSAPNDRQVRAIVDEVEDQLRIQSGAKPVRREGERDGRWVLLDYADIVVHIQHEEERGYYGLERLWKDCPEIELPEGSRGAERTPLDEQ, translated from the coding sequence GTGACAGCCACCGACAGGGCCGTGGAACTCGTGAAGGTCGCCGCAGAGGCCGCCTCCGACAAGCTCGCCCAGGAGATCATCGCCTACGACGTCAGCGACCAGCTCGTCATCACCGAGGCCTTCGTGCTGTGCTCGGCGCCCAACGACCGCCAGGTCCGCGCCATCGTCGACGAGGTCGAGGACCAGCTGCGCATCCAGTCCGGCGCCAAGCCCGTCCGCCGCGAAGGCGAGCGCGACGGCCGCTGGGTCCTGCTGGACTACGCCGACATCGTCGTCCACATCCAGCACGAGGAGGAGCGCGGCTACTACGGCCTCGAGCGCCTCTGGAAGGACTGCCCGGAGATCGAACTCCCCGAGGGCTCCCGAGGTGCCGAGCGCACCCCGCTGGACGAGCAGTAA
- the nadD gene encoding nicotinate-nucleotide adenylyltransferase, whose translation MTQQATGVSHGGSSPARRDGSVPTKVGIMGGTFDPIHHGHLVAASEVAHLFGLDEVVFVPTGQPWQKDLAKVTPSEDRYLMTVIATAENPQFRVDRVEIDRSGPTYTLDTLREMRSVYGPDVELYFITGADALGAILSWHNVDELFDLAHFVGCNRPGHHLSDTGLPEGKVSLVEVPALAISSTECRERVRKGEPIWYLVPDGIVRYINKTGLYLES comes from the coding sequence GTGACACAGCAGGCCACCGGCGTCTCCCACGGAGGGAGCTCCCCCGCGCGACGGGACGGCTCCGTGCCGACCAAGGTCGGCATCATGGGCGGCACCTTCGACCCCATCCACCACGGACACCTCGTCGCCGCCAGTGAGGTCGCACACCTCTTCGGACTCGACGAAGTCGTGTTCGTCCCCACCGGCCAGCCCTGGCAGAAGGACCTGGCCAAGGTCACCCCCTCCGAGGACCGCTACCTCATGACGGTCATCGCGACCGCCGAGAACCCCCAGTTCAGGGTCGACCGCGTCGAGATCGACCGTTCGGGGCCCACCTACACCCTCGACACCCTCCGCGAGATGCGCAGCGTCTACGGCCCCGACGTGGAGCTCTACTTCATCACCGGAGCCGACGCGCTCGGCGCCATTTTGAGCTGGCACAACGTCGACGAACTCTTCGACCTCGCGCATTTCGTAGGCTGTAACCGGCCCGGACACCACCTCAGCGACACCGGCCTGCCCGAGGGCAAGGTCTCCCTGGTGGAGGTCCCCGCGCTCGCCATCTCCTCCACCGAGTGCCGCGAACGCGTCCGCAAGGGCGAACCCATCTGGTACCTCGTACCCGACGGCATCGTCCGCTACATCAACAAGACCGGGCTCTACCTGGAGTCCTGA
- a CDS encoding M48 family metallopeptidase — protein sequence MANSPDRVRVRLTDISPRAYEHPADRGALVALRSLTGFDTLVKSLFGRINERSLRLMFLSSAVRVSPTQFPELHDYLRDAAYVLDLDEVPELYVKMDPQPNAMAIGRKKPFIVMTTGLFDLFDAEEKRFVIGHEVGHVLSGHSVYRTILLLLVWLSTKIMWIPLGAIAIQAILAGLREWQRKSELSSDRAGLLTCQNPEAAKRALMKLAGGSNLSQMNPDAFMEQAREYEGGGDAVDSVLKLMTTIPQSHPFAVVRVAELHRWIESGEYQRIVDGEYPRRSTDREASVSEEATNAANSYREGWNRSSDPLVKTIRDVAGGAGRAGGQFFDTVADRWRGGQGGSGSDQGSQSGESGSDNTNGNSNSN from the coding sequence ATGGCCAACTCACCAGATCGCGTACGCGTCCGGCTCACAGACATCTCTCCTCGTGCCTACGAGCACCCCGCCGATCGCGGCGCCCTGGTCGCGCTGCGTTCGCTGACGGGCTTCGACACCCTCGTCAAGTCCCTGTTCGGGCGAATCAACGAGCGCTCGCTCCGCCTGATGTTCCTTTCCAGCGCCGTGCGGGTGAGCCCCACGCAGTTCCCGGAACTGCACGACTACCTCCGCGACGCCGCCTACGTCCTGGACCTGGACGAGGTTCCCGAGCTCTACGTCAAGATGGACCCCCAGCCCAACGCCATGGCGATCGGCCGCAAGAAGCCCTTCATCGTCATGACGACCGGCCTGTTCGACCTGTTCGACGCCGAGGAGAAGCGGTTCGTCATCGGCCACGAGGTCGGTCACGTGCTGAGCGGTCACTCCGTGTACCGCACCATCCTCCTTCTGCTGGTCTGGCTGTCCACCAAGATCATGTGGATCCCGCTGGGCGCCATCGCCATCCAGGCGATCCTGGCCGGGCTGCGTGAGTGGCAGCGCAAGTCCGAGCTCTCCAGCGACCGCGCCGGCCTGCTGACCTGCCAGAACCCCGAAGCCGCCAAGCGCGCTCTGATGAAGCTGGCCGGTGGCTCGAACCTGTCCCAGATGAACCCCGACGCGTTCATGGAGCAGGCCCGCGAGTACGAGGGCGGCGGTGACGCCGTGGACAGCGTCCTCAAGCTGATGACCACCATCCCGCAGAGCCACCCGTTCGCGGTGGTCCGGGTGGCCGAGCTGCACCGGTGGATCGAGAGCGGCGAGTACCAGCGGATCGTCGACGGCGAGTACCCACGCCGGTCCACCGACCGTGAGGCCAGTGTGTCGGAGGAGGCGACCAACGCGGCCAACTCCTACCGGGAGGGCTGGAACCGTTCCTCGGACCCTCTGGTCAAGACCATCCGGGACGTGGCGGGTGGCGCTGGGCGCGCCGGGGGCCAGTTCTTCGACACGGTGGCCGACCGCTGGCGGGGCGGCCAGGGCGGCTCCGGAAGCGACCAGGGCAGCCAGAGCGGCGAGAGCGGCAGCGACAACACCAACGGCAACAGCAACAGCAACTAG